Below is a window of Sulfurisphaera ohwakuensis DNA.
CCTTCTATTACCACCAGTCATTGGTGACTTTACTAAAACAACTATAACGTCATCTCTTCCCACATTTGTGGACACAAGTCTCCTTACAGCAAAGTCCTCATGAATGCCAAGAGTAAATATATAGGACTTCATAAGATGATTTTGATAAACATATTATTATATATTTCGGGAAAAAGTGTAAATTCCTAAATTACTACGTGACTTTATATATTAAAATACTATCTTTATTCCCTAAAAATCTCGGGATTTAGTAATACCAAATCTTGGTAATACTTATTTTATCCGATTTTGTATAAATATTCATGATCTGGAGACAGCAGCTGAAGAGATTACACAGGATTAGGGAGATGGATCCAGTACCAGACGAACTTAGGGGATGGCATTACTACTCTCCTCCAGTAAAGCCTAAAGCTTATTTAGGTTTAACAATGGGTGAAATTGCATATGACTATTGCCCTACAAAGAGAGATGTATACGTAAGGAGAGTATTAAACCAAAAGGGAAGTGAAAGGGCACAACTGGTTTTCGGTCAATCCATACATAAGGTCTTTAGTAAAGCTTTAAACGATGTTAGGATCTCTTACGTCCTCGGTAAGGACCCGTATCAGATTGTAAAAGAAAGCTACCTTGAATCAGAGTTTTGCCCACAAGAAATATCTGAATACTGTAGGAAAGTATACGGTAATTTAATCCTTTTCTGGTCCTCATGGCTCGCTGAGGCTAAAGCGTTTTATGGAGGCGACTCTGTTGGTTTCTTACCGTGGGCAACAGAAGTTAGAGTTGACGGTTCAGCCATTGGATTGTCTGATAGACTTACAGTGGACGCATTAGGTGAGTTTACCGTAGTTGAGGTTAAATCCGGAAAGAGGGAAGAGTTCCATAAACTCGCCTTAGCGGGTTATGCTTTAGCTATAGAATCAGTCCTAGAACTTCCGGTCGATTATGGGCTCCTTGTTTACATAAACGGTTTCCCTAATGACGTGGAGATAAGGTTTGAGAGTTATTACATATCTCCAGATATGAGGAGAGAAATTCTGGATAAAAGAGATGAGATCATAGAAATGGTTCTTAATGGCAGAGATCCGGGTAAGCCAGTAAAATGCCCAGAGACTTGTCCGTTTTACGAGGTGTGTTGGAAATGAAATCCTTAGAAATTGCTGATTACGGTGTTAAGCTCTCCACGAAAGGGAAAACTTTTGTAATTTCTAAAAAAGATGGGAAGAAGGTAAACGTTTCTCCTGCAGAAGTGGATCAAATAGTGATAATGACCTCTGGTGTTACTGTTACGTCTAAGGCAATAAGGTTAGCGTTAGATCACGGGATAGATATTGTCTTTCTAGACTCTAGAGGAAACCCTTTTGGTAGACTTTTTCATTCAGAACCCGTGAAGACGGTAGAAACAAGAAAAGCCCAGTATTTGGCAATACTTAAAGGTGAGGAAGAGATACCGAGAGAGATTATAAAATCTAAAATTAAGAACCAGGCTAATCACATTAAGTTCTGGTTTAAAAAGCTGGGTATTGAGGGAAAAGATTATAAAGAAATTGAGGGAAAAGACGATGATGAAGCTACAGCAGCTAGGTACTATTGGCATGCCTTAGGCAGAATAATACCAATGAAAGGTAGAGACCCAGAAAGTACTGATCCATTTAACGTATCCTTTAATTACGCATATGCAATCCTATACTCAAACATACAAAGAGTTTTGCAACTAGTAGGATTAGACCCTTATGCGGGGTTTATTCACAAAGATAGAAGCGGAAAGCCCAGTCTTGTATACGACTTTTCTGAGATGTTTAAGCCAGTGCTTGTTGATTACCCGTTAGTCTCTCTCTATATTAACGGTTTTATACCTAACGTTAAAGATGGTATACTTGATGCTGAGAGTAGAAAGAAGATAGCTGAGGCTGTGATAAATGCTATGAACGGTAAGGTTAAGGATGAAGGAGGAGATGTAAGGACTGGGATTCAGGCAATGAGGGCATATGCGTTAAAGCTTGCTTCAGCATTAAGGGGTGAGGAAAAGTTTAAGGGATTCGTGAAGGTGTGGTGAGATGTGGGTCATTGTAGTTTACGATATTTCAGATGATGAAAAGAGGAATAAGATCGCTAAAGAACTACAGAGGCTCGGATTAAGCAGGATACAGAGGAGTGCATTTGTAGGAGATCTCGACTCTCAGCGGTTTAAGGATTTAGTTAGAATTATGGGTAAGCTAGTTACCGGAAAGGATGATATACTTCATATAATACCTTTAGGATTGAGAGATTGGGAAAGGAGAGTGGTTATAAATGGTGACAGTGTCAGACGTGAAACAGTATCACTTCTGTAAAGCTATACCATGGATAAACTATGTAATGGGCTATCGTGAACCTAGTACATTCTCAATGGAGGAAGGAAAGAAGATATCTTATGAGGAGGTTGTTAAATCACTGAA
It encodes the following:
- the cas4a gene encoding type I-A CRISPR-associated protein Cas4/Csa1; its protein translation is MIWRQQLKRLHRIREMDPVPDELRGWHYYSPPVKPKAYLGLTMGEIAYDYCPTKRDVYVRRVLNQKGSERAQLVFGQSIHKVFSKALNDVRISYVLGKDPYQIVKESYLESEFCPQEISEYCRKVYGNLILFWSSWLAEAKAFYGGDSVGFLPWATEVRVDGSAIGLSDRLTVDALGEFTVVEVKSGKREEFHKLALAGYALAIESVLELPVDYGLLVYINGFPNDVEIRFESYYISPDMRREILDKRDEIIEMVLNGRDPGKPVKCPETCPFYEVCWK
- the cas1 gene encoding CRISPR-associated endonuclease Cas1, whose amino-acid sequence is MKSLEIADYGVKLSTKGKTFVISKKDGKKVNVSPAEVDQIVIMTSGVTVTSKAIRLALDHGIDIVFLDSRGNPFGRLFHSEPVKTVETRKAQYLAILKGEEEIPREIIKSKIKNQANHIKFWFKKLGIEGKDYKEIEGKDDDEATAARYYWHALGRIIPMKGRDPESTDPFNVSFNYAYAILYSNIQRVLQLVGLDPYAGFIHKDRSGKPSLVYDFSEMFKPVLVDYPLVSLYINGFIPNVKDGILDAESRKKIAEAVINAMNGKVKDEGGDVRTGIQAMRAYALKLASALRGEEKFKGFVKVW
- the cas2 gene encoding CRISPR-associated endonuclease Cas2, whose amino-acid sequence is MWVIVVYDISDDEKRNKIAKELQRLGLSRIQRSAFVGDLDSQRFKDLVRIMGKLVTGKDDILHIIPLGLRDWERRVVINGDSVRRETVSLL